Proteins from one Impatiens glandulifera chromosome 2, dImpGla2.1, whole genome shotgun sequence genomic window:
- the LOC124924394 gene encoding transcription factor MYB1-like, with the protein MEVEGSGQNLSLGVRKGTWSAEEDLLLTNYINMNGEGKWHLIPKNAGLNRCRKSCRLRWLNYLNPNVKKGNFAEDEIDLVIRLHKLLGKLWSLIAGRIPRRTANDIKNFWNSHIKKTLKPNCSNKKVDIVPKFDTPNKVEVIRPRARTLSTNFCLLKSKSVMTENIIHNTSNKTKEFIYGNHSKSRLLEHEQGHENSLCCLKSPHNKLVEVNISSKDMPRKQGDDYLQQHLSTSDYFVSEATIKVDDVSLEQQNIPQVSMDWDDLLWENMDIRSLLEDEEIVL; encoded by the exons ATGGAAGTAGAAGGTTCTGGTCAAAATTTGAGTTTGGGAGTGAGAAAGGGAACATGGTCCGCTGAAGAAGATCTTCTCCTCACTAATTATATCAACATGAACGGAGAAGGAAAGTGGCATCTTATTCCCAAGAATGCag GGTTGAATCGATGCAGAAAGAGTTGTAGATTGAGATGGTTGAATTATTTAAACCCTAATGTAAAAAAAGGAAACTTTGCGGAGGATGAGATTGATCTTGTTATTAGGCTTCACAAATTGTTAGGTAAATT ATGGTCACTAATTGCTGGTAGAATTCCGAGAAGAACCGCCAACGATATAAAAAATTTCTGGAACAGTCATATaaaaaaaaccctaaaaccaaattgttcaaataaaaaagttgaTATTGTACCAAAGTTTGATACTCCGAATAAGGTTGAAGTCATTAGACCTCGAGCTCGAACTTTGTCTACAAACTTTTGTTTATTGAAAAGTAAATCAGTTATGACTGAAAACATAATTCACAACACATCGAACAAAACAAAAGAATTCATTTATGGAAACCATTCAAAGTCGAGACTCTTAGAGCATGAGCAGGGCCATGAAAATTCTCTTTGTTGCTTGAAATCTCCACACAATAAATTAGTAGAAGTCAACATTTCAAGTAAAGACATGCCTCGAAAACAAGGAGATGATTATTTGCAACAACATTTATCAACATCCGACTACTTTGTTTCGGAGGCGACGATAAAAGTCGATGATGTTTCTCTTGAGCAACAAAACATTCCTCAAGTAAGCATGGATTGGGATGATTTATTGTGGGAAAATATGGATATTCGTAGCTTgttagaagatgaagaaattgtACTCTAA